One segment of Formicincola oecophyllae DNA contains the following:
- a CDS encoding AsmA family protein, with protein sequence MTEQDKKKGLLARVGRGGRFALGAATVVLVVAVGATVTINAQINQKALTASLAQAVRQSTGLDYTAAETHFQFLPWPVVTARQVTLSRPGCAPLMQAKAVRASLEPLALLQRVLLIHKASLGGLVVQTNPEGTGAGRCGWLTDPERQQPTPSQPVPPGTTRALPWHVRLEGLEASKGRILQGTQTYLTLRSLQVRNLQGQPHISMVGQHDAFMVVLEGSLSDLRDLHAGLGPVPRPARPGHQPQHPLAERPWAFSGELRWGVAEHQPAVPLLQRNLANMVQLDGVFRAPSHLQGFSGQIQAIVEDGGALKALLPASTSTAWPEGSFTGLAGRAKLASDGPSEHAGTIQDGSAPSDDSWPGFVARLRTLSSHLYPLSLDASLGQASLPAPGGAVTVQALHAEAPQPTAPLKLSGAFSWPLWEQSWKATAEAATLEGAVKAWRQPEHPLVPFTANLDQASFSPSVPPDAKLGHVALKGQLGRQAMDFTMAGHVPIVPLVAPVVTGAPTGKALGTLWGLHEAVFSSHVSGQLGEGQQGKLLVNDVAFQSHELTASGTVSAIRTAPGKVEQGRAEGTSPATTLDSQLHFSTVDGDALLAGWRQWRAHLPPVAPSPSVQRESWHWWQGLLERNQGDERWTAGQVRLGGLSYSHAQAHLVAAHDVVTLEALKAQVNGIAFDATASMNLQSLPPHFTFHLQPAVLPASLVQEMVGMPPVATGTMALDGTLSTSGDDLATMAGAVVGRLGVSMVNGTLAPSALAPLAGKGQAQSSAAKGRALPLRCLAGHFTFHDGTGAADALALQTGPLTLTGTGSLSPATGALGLVLYDHVRQGDHLYSLPFRLEGTLQQPKPILHDDPMLDVTPGEAENDLCAPAMMKALDGRTPSAALPAGATASLAGPRPQNMAAAIMRAIGH encoded by the coding sequence GTGACAGAGCAAGACAAGAAAAAAGGTTTGCTGGCACGCGTTGGGCGTGGTGGGCGCTTTGCCCTGGGTGCGGCCACAGTGGTATTGGTGGTGGCTGTGGGTGCCACAGTAACCATTAATGCCCAAATCAACCAAAAAGCGCTAACGGCCAGCCTCGCCCAGGCTGTGCGCCAAAGTACGGGGCTGGATTACACGGCTGCTGAAACCCATTTTCAGTTCCTGCCATGGCCTGTGGTCACGGCGCGCCAGGTCACGCTCAGCAGGCCAGGCTGCGCACCCCTGATGCAGGCCAAGGCCGTGCGCGCCAGCTTGGAACCGCTTGCATTGCTGCAGCGCGTCCTGCTCATACACAAAGCAAGCCTGGGCGGCCTGGTGGTGCAGACCAACCCTGAAGGCACTGGGGCAGGGCGCTGCGGCTGGCTAACCGACCCTGAACGCCAGCAGCCAACACCCAGCCAACCGGTCCCCCCTGGCACCACACGCGCTTTGCCGTGGCATGTGCGCCTTGAAGGGCTGGAGGCCAGCAAAGGCCGCATCCTGCAAGGAACCCAGACTTATCTGACCTTGCGCAGCCTGCAAGTGCGCAACCTGCAGGGCCAGCCGCACATCAGCATGGTAGGGCAGCATGATGCCTTCATGGTGGTTCTGGAAGGCAGCTTGAGCGACCTCCGCGATCTCCATGCTGGTTTGGGGCCAGTGCCACGCCCTGCACGCCCTGGTCACCAACCCCAACACCCCCTTGCTGAACGGCCATGGGCCTTCAGTGGGGAACTGCGCTGGGGTGTGGCTGAACACCAGCCAGCAGTACCTTTACTGCAGCGCAACCTGGCCAACATGGTGCAGCTGGATGGCGTTTTCAGGGCGCCTTCCCACCTTCAAGGTTTCTCAGGCCAGATCCAGGCCATTGTGGAGGATGGGGGCGCCTTGAAGGCCCTGTTGCCTGCCAGCACCAGCACGGCCTGGCCTGAAGGGAGCTTCACAGGGCTGGCGGGGCGCGCCAAATTGGCTAGTGATGGGCCCTCTGAACACGCTGGCACCATCCAGGATGGCAGCGCCCCTTCTGATGACAGCTGGCCTGGTTTTGTGGCGCGCCTTCGGACACTTTCAAGCCACCTCTACCCCCTTTCACTGGATGCTTCACTGGGGCAGGCTAGCCTGCCAGCACCTGGGGGAGCGGTCACGGTGCAAGCCCTCCATGCTGAAGCGCCCCAGCCCACAGCGCCACTCAAGCTTTCTGGCGCTTTCAGCTGGCCCTTGTGGGAACAAAGCTGGAAAGCCACAGCGGAAGCCGCCACCCTGGAAGGCGCTGTGAAGGCCTGGCGCCAGCCAGAGCACCCCCTTGTCCCCTTCACGGCAAATCTAGACCAGGCAAGCTTTTCCCCAAGCGTGCCACCTGACGCCAAGCTTGGCCATGTAGCTTTGAAAGGACAATTGGGGCGGCAGGCCATGGACTTCACCATGGCAGGTCATGTGCCCATCGTGCCTTTGGTGGCACCTGTGGTGACAGGTGCCCCTACCGGCAAGGCATTAGGCACCCTTTGGGGCCTGCATGAAGCCGTGTTTAGCAGCCATGTGTCTGGGCAGTTGGGGGAGGGACAACAAGGGAAACTCCTTGTCAATGACGTTGCCTTCCAAAGCCATGAATTGACGGCCTCTGGCACGGTCAGTGCCATACGCACGGCGCCAGGCAAGGTAGAGCAAGGCAGGGCGGAAGGAACATCACCTGCGACCACCCTTGATAGCCAACTTCACTTCAGCACGGTTGATGGCGATGCCCTTTTGGCAGGGTGGCGCCAATGGCGCGCGCACCTACCACCTGTGGCGCCCTCACCTTCTGTTCAGCGTGAAAGCTGGCACTGGTGGCAGGGTTTGTTGGAGCGCAATCAGGGTGATGAACGCTGGACGGCTGGCCAGGTCCGCTTGGGCGGGTTGAGCTACAGCCACGCGCAGGCCCATTTGGTGGCTGCCCACGATGTAGTGACGCTTGAAGCCCTCAAGGCGCAGGTCAACGGCATAGCTTTTGATGCAACCGCCAGCATGAACCTGCAATCCTTGCCGCCGCATTTCACTTTCCACCTGCAGCCTGCTGTGCTTCCAGCATCACTGGTGCAGGAAATGGTGGGTATGCCCCCTGTGGCCACAGGCACCATGGCCCTTGACGGCACTTTGTCCACCAGTGGCGATGACTTGGCCACCATGGCCGGGGCTGTTGTAGGGCGTTTGGGGGTGAGCATGGTCAACGGCACGTTGGCGCCCAGCGCCCTTGCCCCCTTGGCTGGCAAAGGCCAGGCCCAGTCCAGCGCTGCCAAGGGGCGCGCGTTGCCGTTGCGTTGCTTAGCAGGCCATTTCACGTTCCATGACGGCACAGGCGCTGCTGACGCCCTGGCTCTCCAGACAGGGCCGCTGACCTTAACGGGCACTGGCAGCCTCAGCCCAGCCACAGGGGCTTTGGGGCTGGTGCTTTATGACCATGTGCGCCAAGGCGACCATCTTTATTCATTGCCGTTCAGGCTGGAAGGCACGCTGCAGCAGCCCAAGCCCATCCTGCATGACGACCCCATGCTGGACGTCACGCCAGGGGAGGCTGAAAACGACCTTTGCGCGCCAGCCATGATGAAGGCCCTTGATGGCCGCACCCCTTCAGCAGCGTTGCCGGCAGGGGCCACAGCCAGCTTGGCGGGGCCACGCCCCCAGAACATGGCCGCCGCCATCATGCGGGCCATCGGGCATTGA
- a CDS encoding ATP12 family protein — protein sequence MTSAAANNAMRRKWKTVTVAPSSADPSRSGPALDGKLVKLPSGSELAVSSPALAQALADEWAAIAPDAPLTPADLPLTRITGNRLDRIAPHMDGTRAALFKYGIDDALSYHSDKQPPEALGKALKWADGQGLRPTPTEGLMPVEQPDDYKRRLTRILESKNPDELATLGVLAPALGSLLIPLALLDGAITPAEAISLGTADERAQLAEWGHDDELAKRIKDNEQDVHDALKYHQLTTRN from the coding sequence ATGACCAGCGCAGCCGCCAACAACGCCATGAGGCGTAAATGGAAAACCGTTACCGTGGCGCCTTCAAGCGCTGATCCAAGCCGCAGCGGCCCAGCTTTGGACGGCAAATTGGTGAAGCTGCCCAGTGGCAGCGAACTTGCCGTTTCCTCCCCAGCTTTGGCCCAAGCGCTGGCTGACGAATGGGCGGCCATCGCGCCTGACGCTCCCCTGACCCCAGCTGACCTGCCGCTGACGCGCATCACCGGCAACCGCCTTGACCGCATCGCCCCGCACATGGACGGCACGCGCGCAGCCCTGTTCAAATACGGTATTGATGACGCGCTGAGCTACCATTCAGACAAGCAGCCGCCAGAAGCTTTGGGCAAAGCGCTGAAATGGGCTGATGGGCAGGGCCTGCGCCCCACCCCCACTGAAGGGTTGATGCCGGTGGAACAGCCTGATGACTACAAGCGCAGGCTCACCCGGATTTTGGAGAGTAAAAACCCTGATGAGCTAGCAACGCTTGGTGTCCTGGCGCCAGCCTTGGGCAGCCTCCTCATTCCCTTGGCGTTGCTGGATGGTGCCATCACCCCTGCTGAGGCCATCAGTCTGGGCACAGCTGATGAACGCGCCCAACTTGCTGAATGGGGCCATGATGATGAACTGGCCAAGCGCATCAAGGACAATGAGCAGGACGTCCATGACGCCTTGAAATACCACCAGCTGACCACAAGGAACTGA
- a CDS encoding winged helix-turn-helix domain-containing protein, which yields MGKTPSQNWSEAILKALALCQPATVGEIAATIKQKGLRTLTGATPEATINAQLYAQLQPSGAVASEGNRPTRWRLATPSTTTPSKRPAALAKLEPTQPQATEDAGGVKAFGMFWRRAWVDWRGAKPRLVGTAQGASQSVDFSEEVGVYILYDGAKAVYAGQAGNSDKSKGTNKSNATLGRRLLDHTRDRLSGRWDRFSWFGLYGVVQRDEQSPPHLEKTSAPLQANGLITTLESILMETLEPSLNRQGAQWDSLGAIEYLQKPREKSLAEELPKLMAYLHK from the coding sequence ATGGGCAAGACCCCTTCGCAGAACTGGTCTGAAGCCATCTTGAAGGCGCTTGCGCTGTGCCAGCCTGCAACGGTGGGGGAGATTGCAGCCACCATCAAGCAGAAAGGGTTGCGCACACTGACGGGCGCCACCCCTGAAGCCACCATCAATGCGCAGCTCTACGCCCAACTGCAGCCATCTGGCGCCGTGGCCAGTGAAGGCAACCGCCCCACCCGTTGGCGCCTTGCAACCCCCAGCACAACTACGCCAAGTAAACGTCCAGCTGCCCTGGCAAAGCTTGAACCCACCCAACCCCAGGCAACTGAGGATGCCGGCGGGGTGAAGGCTTTTGGCATGTTCTGGCGGCGCGCTTGGGTGGACTGGAGGGGCGCCAAACCACGTCTGGTGGGAACAGCCCAGGGGGCCAGCCAAAGCGTTGACTTCAGCGAGGAGGTCGGCGTCTACATCCTTTATGATGGCGCCAAGGCCGTTTATGCAGGCCAAGCTGGCAACTCAGACAAAAGCAAAGGCACCAACAAAAGCAACGCCACGCTTGGCAGGCGTCTTCTGGACCACACCAGGGACAGGCTGAGTGGGCGTTGGGACAGGTTTTCCTGGTTTGGCCTTTATGGTGTGGTCCAGCGGGATGAGCAGTCCCCACCCCATTTGGAGAAAACAAGCGCGCCCCTGCAGGCCAACGGCCTTATCACCACGCTTGAATCCATCCTGATGGAAACCTTGGAACCATCCCTCAACCGGCAAGGTGCCCAATGGGACAGCCTGGGCGCCATTGAGTACCTGCAGAAACCACGCGAAAAATCCCTTGCAGAAGAACTCCCCAAGCTGATGGCCTACCTCCACAAGTAA
- a CDS encoding ApaG domain-containing protein, with protein MIDKPYQPPFFDQDDEGSDEGPFAGRLSHLGGFKARTGDVVVSVRTMWLDDQSSPEERHYCWLYHVIVENRGRASLQLLGRSWTCIGCNGQTHQLEDGDVGGEQPVIAPQSAFEYTATAEMDMPGAFIMGVYHAVHATPAGLWHADDIIVPSFSLDMPSLLLHDKH; from the coding sequence ATGATCGACAAACCTTACCAGCCCCCCTTTTTCGACCAGGATGATGAAGGCAGCGATGAAGGGCCCTTTGCTGGCCGGCTGTCGCACTTGGGCGGTTTCAAGGCCCGCACCGGCGATGTCGTTGTAAGTGTGCGCACCATGTGGCTGGATGACCAGTCCAGCCCTGAGGAGCGGCACTATTGCTGGCTTTACCATGTCATTGTGGAAAACAGGGGCAGGGCCAGCCTGCAACTTCTGGGACGCAGTTGGACATGCATTGGCTGCAATGGCCAAACACACCAGCTGGAGGATGGGGACGTTGGTGGTGAACAACCTGTAATTGCCCCCCAAAGCGCCTTTGAATACACAGCCACAGCTGAAATGGACATGCCAGGCGCCTTTATTATGGGGGTTTACCATGCAGTCCACGCCACCCCAGCTGGTCTTTGGCATGCTGACGATATCATTGTTCCCAGTTTCAGCCTGGACATGCCCTCCTTACTTCTGCACGACAAACACTGA
- a CDS encoding dihydrodipicolinate synthase family protein, producing the protein MKSLFRGLSAFPITPANAEGIVDTDGVGRLTQRLLDAGVDSIGIVGSTGIYPYLAHEERTRTIAAAAEVVRGQVPLIAGVGSLRTDETIRLAQDAARAGADALLLTPLSYTPLTEDEVFELYKAVCEATYLPIVVYNTPTTTHFRISRHLMARLTALPNVAAFKTPLPLASTVREELNSLREGATSHLSIGYSDDWGAAAALMEGADTWYSVTAGLLPELCVALTKAALARKGGEVARLNERLQPLWMLDRAFNSLRVAYAAANELGLTEAQPPLPILPLTKEERQGVARALRVAIDGTLD; encoded by the coding sequence ATGAAATCTCTTTTCCGTGGCCTGTCAGCCTTCCCCATCACGCCTGCCAACGCTGAAGGCATTGTCGACACAGATGGTGTTGGGCGCCTGACCCAACGCCTGCTTGATGCTGGGGTGGATTCCATCGGCATTGTCGGGAGCACAGGCATTTACCCTTACCTAGCCCATGAGGAGCGCACCCGCACCATCGCCGCAGCGGCAGAGGTGGTGCGCGGTCAGGTTCCCCTGATTGCTGGCGTGGGGTCACTGCGCACAGATGAGACCATTCGCCTGGCCCAGGATGCGGCGCGTGCTGGCGCTGACGCCCTCCTGCTGACGCCGCTTTCCTACACCCCCCTGACGGAGGATGAGGTTTTCGAGCTTTACAAGGCCGTCTGCGAAGCCACCTATCTGCCTATCGTGGTGTACAACACCCCTACCACAACGCATTTCCGCATCAGCCGGCACTTGATGGCGCGCCTAACCGCACTGCCCAATGTGGCTGCCTTCAAAACGCCCCTGCCCCTGGCCAGTACCGTGCGCGAGGAACTGAACAGCCTGCGCGAAGGGGCCACAAGCCATCTTTCCATCGGTTACAGCGATGATTGGGGCGCTGCCGCCGCCCTAATGGAAGGGGCAGACACTTGGTACAGCGTGACAGCTGGCCTGTTGCCTGAACTGTGTGTGGCACTCACCAAAGCGGCATTGGCCCGCAAAGGGGGGGAGGTGGCGCGCCTTAATGAGCGCCTGCAGCCCCTTTGGATGCTTGACCGTGCCTTCAATTCACTGCGCGTGGCCTATGCGGCCGCCAATGAGTTGGGGCTGACCGAAGCACAGCCCCCCCTGCCCATCCTGCCCTTAACGAAGGAGGAACGCCAAGGCGTTGCGCGTGCCCTGCGCGTTGCCATTGACGGCACCTTAGATTGA
- a CDS encoding 2OG-Fe dioxygenase family protein has protein sequence MTALPPVPASLGADLASKGFGYAPAMQTMPWLEGYGLKDWPGFAESWNNLGVDRFMADGGRYRRRRYAVFSVRCPEGQEPILTRKPHQPHYQSRDYNPINGGVERWFNPIEDHIAHHPAMQACLKAALSRANALTAPEKRPPSWHVEVHQFRIEAAPGMDGNPNPEGLHRDGVDWVYAMMVQRRNVQQGDTTITALDKKTPLGHFTLTNPMDVAFVNDHKVYHGATPVKPVVEDKPAWRDVLVITMRHE, from the coding sequence ATGACTGCACTGCCCCCTGTGCCCGCTTCCCTTGGCGCTGACCTGGCCAGCAAAGGCTTTGGCTACGCGCCTGCCATGCAGACCATGCCATGGCTTGAAGGTTACGGCTTGAAGGACTGGCCTGGCTTTGCGGAAAGCTGGAACAACCTGGGCGTTGACCGCTTCATGGCTGATGGCGGCCGTTACCGCCGCCGCCGCTATGCGGTTTTTTCCGTGCGCTGCCCTGAAGGGCAGGAACCCATTCTGACGCGCAAACCACACCAGCCCCATTACCAAAGCCGTGATTACAACCCCATCAATGGTGGGGTGGAACGGTGGTTCAACCCCATTGAAGACCACATCGCCCACCACCCTGCCATGCAGGCGTGCCTGAAGGCCGCCTTGAGCCGCGCCAACGCGTTGACCGCGCCTGAAAAGCGCCCACCATCATGGCATGTGGAAGTGCACCAGTTCCGCATTGAGGCCGCCCCTGGCATGGATGGCAACCCCAACCCTGAGGGACTGCACCGCGATGGCGTCGATTGGGTCTATGCCATGATGGTGCAACGGCGCAATGTGCAGCAGGGCGACACCACCATCACGGCTTTGGACAAGAAAACCCCCCTTGGTCATTTCACCCTCACCAACCCCATGGATGTGGCTTTTGTGAACGACCACAAGGTTTATCATGGCGCCACACCGGTAAAGCCTGTGGTTGAGGACAAGCCAGCATGGCGCGATGTGCTGGTCATTACCATGCGGCATGAGTAA
- a CDS encoding NAD(P)/FAD-dependent oxidoreductase gives MSEPNATNTPASHPHQNVVILGGGIGGLAAAISLQRRSDIHVTLVDPNAVHVWKPLFDELATGTMPFKGNLFPFDELARRFNFSFVQDKPASVDRSAKSVTLEGGITLPYDALIVSMGARSNDFGTPGAQDNCLFLDKVDQARVLYDHFWNGMAKAHATSEPLKVAVVGGGPTGVELSGNFVEAIDRTKGLGKKGREQLFRASLLEASPRILNRMPENVSVSMTREMSKIGYQVLDHTAVAEVTDKGFKLKSGQFVEADVRVWAAGVKAVDGTAIFAELERNRMGQLVVGPTLQTTQDPAIFALGDCSAIAEKPLPSTAQVANQQGFYAGYAVQDFLAGRKPGNFVFNNRGVIVMLGDFDAWYVAPSDKDFGGTGLCGKIVGMAHRSLYYKYLASLFGPVSAAERLIGHLLHPEPPHSPF, from the coding sequence ATGTCAGAGCCCAACGCCACCAACACCCCCGCAAGCCACCCCCACCAGAACGTCGTCATCCTTGGTGGTGGCATTGGCGGCCTGGCGGCTGCCATTTCGCTCCAACGCCGTTCAGACATCCACGTCACGTTGGTGGACCCCAACGCTGTCCATGTCTGGAAGCCCCTTTTTGACGAGCTTGCCACAGGCACCATGCCTTTCAAGGGCAATCTCTTCCCCTTTGATGAGCTGGCCAGGCGCTTCAACTTCTCCTTTGTCCAGGACAAGCCTGCCTCTGTTGACCGCAGCGCCAAAAGCGTGACGCTGGAAGGTGGCATTACCCTGCCATACGATGCCCTCATCGTTTCCATGGGGGCGCGCTCCAACGATTTCGGCACCCCTGGGGCGCAGGATAACTGCCTGTTCCTCGACAAGGTCGACCAAGCGCGCGTTCTTTACGACCACTTCTGGAATGGCATGGCCAAAGCCCACGCCACCTCAGAACCCCTGAAAGTGGCTGTGGTTGGCGGTGGCCCAACAGGCGTTGAGCTCTCCGGCAACTTCGTGGAGGCCATCGACCGCACCAAGGGGCTGGGCAAAAAAGGCCGCGAGCAGCTCTTCCGCGCAAGCCTGCTGGAAGCTTCGCCGCGCATCCTCAACAGGATGCCTGAGAACGTCTCCGTCAGCATGACGCGCGAAATGAGCAAGATCGGCTATCAGGTGCTCGACCACACCGCTGTGGCTGAAGTCACCGACAAGGGCTTCAAGCTGAAAAGTGGCCAGTTCGTGGAAGCTGACGTGCGCGTGTGGGCAGCTGGTGTCAAAGCTGTGGATGGCACGGCCATCTTCGCTGAGCTGGAGCGCAACCGCATGGGCCAGCTGGTGGTTGGCCCTACCCTGCAAACCACGCAGGACCCTGCCATCTTCGCCCTTGGGGATTGTTCAGCCATTGCTGAGAAGCCACTACCCAGCACAGCACAGGTAGCCAACCAGCAGGGCTTCTACGCTGGCTACGCGGTGCAGGATTTCCTGGCTGGACGCAAGCCGGGCAATTTCGTGTTCAACAACCGTGGCGTCATCGTCATGCTGGGTGATTTTGATGCCTGGTATGTCGCCCCCAGCGACAAGGATTTCGGCGGCACGGGGCTGTGCGGCAAAATTGTCGGCATGGCGCACCGCTCGCTGTACTACAAGTACCTGGCCTCCCTTTTTGGGCCGGTTTCAGCGGCAGAGCGCCTGATTGGCCATTTGCTGCACCCCGAACCACCCCATAGCCCCTTCTAA
- the argJ gene encoding bifunctional glutamate N-acetyltransferase/amino-acid acetyltransferase ArgJ, with protein MAATATSPLATPLPILPPVKGVRLAAVEAGIRYHGRDDLMLLVLAPGTTAAGVYTRNACPGAPVVWCRMALAKSPQARALLVNSGNANVFTGKAGEETVNQSAAALARFLHCPEDEVFLASTGVIGEVLPAEKIIKALPEAIAKLDSDNWAGAVRAIMTTDTFPKAARRETTIGGVPVVIQGMAKGSGMVAPDMATMLAYVVTDATLPQGVLQALLDEGVQGSFNSITVDSDTSTSDMLMLFATGQVANPPVTHAGQPDLGPFKAALDSLLQELALMVVRDGEGATKLIKVAVKGAMDDAAARQVARAIANSPLVKTAIAGEDANWGRVVMAVGKSGVPADRDRLSIWMGGVEVAHKGAVVPGYDSSAVDAAMKKPEITILVDLNMGDGAACMWTCDLTHGYIDINGSYRS; from the coding sequence ATGGCCGCCACTGCCACCTCCCCCTTGGCCACACCTCTCCCCATCTTGCCGCCCGTCAAGGGTGTGCGCCTGGCTGCTGTGGAGGCGGGCATTCGCTACCATGGCCGTGATGACCTGATGTTGCTTGTCCTGGCGCCAGGCACCACGGCCGCTGGGGTCTACACGCGCAACGCTTGCCCAGGCGCACCTGTGGTGTGGTGCCGCATGGCACTGGCCAAATCCCCCCAGGCACGCGCCCTTTTGGTCAATTCAGGCAATGCCAACGTGTTCACAGGCAAAGCTGGGGAGGAAACCGTAAACCAAAGCGCAGCAGCTTTGGCCCGTTTCCTCCACTGCCCTGAAGATGAGGTCTTCCTAGCTTCCACCGGTGTCATCGGGGAAGTTCTGCCCGCTGAGAAAATCATCAAGGCCCTGCCAGAAGCCATCGCTAAACTGGACAGCGACAATTGGGCTGGCGCTGTGCGGGCCATCATGACGACCGACACCTTCCCCAAAGCAGCCAGGCGCGAAACCACGATTGGCGGCGTGCCTGTGGTCATTCAGGGCATGGCCAAAGGGTCTGGCATGGTAGCGCCCGACATGGCGACCATGCTGGCTTATGTCGTCACAGATGCAACGCTGCCCCAGGGCGTTCTGCAAGCTTTGCTTGATGAAGGCGTCCAGGGCAGCTTCAACAGCATCACGGTGGATTCAGACACATCCACCTCTGACATGCTGATGCTTTTCGCCACTGGGCAGGTGGCCAACCCTCCCGTCACCCATGCTGGCCAGCCTGACCTGGGGCCTTTCAAAGCTGCCCTCGACAGCCTTCTGCAGGAACTGGCCCTGATGGTGGTGCGTGATGGTGAAGGCGCCACCAAATTGATCAAGGTCGCAGTCAAAGGGGCCATGGATGACGCTGCAGCCCGTCAGGTCGCGCGCGCCATCGCCAACTCGCCCCTCGTCAAGACGGCCATCGCTGGCGAAGACGCTAATTGGGGACGGGTGGTGATGGCTGTGGGCAAAAGCGGCGTCCCCGCCGACCGTGATCGTTTGAGCATTTGGATGGGCGGGGTGGAGGTGGCCCACAAAGGGGCCGTTGTTCCAGGCTATGACAGCAGCGCAGTCGATGCTGCCATGAAAAAGCCTGAAATCACCATTTTGGTAGATTTGAACATGGGCGATGGCGCAGCGTGCATGTGGACCTGCGACCTGACCCATGGTTACATCGACATCAACGGTTCTTACCGCAGTTGA
- a CDS encoding peptidylprolyl isomerase — protein MRHKRLSHSIFSGAALALCALSTAPSLAQAANPQAPAAPAKAAANPNMTIASVNGEKITLGDVQKTIQSLPPAAQSLRSNPTVLVPIVVNQLIDQKVIQAAAIKDGLENKPDVKAAMQSAADAVLQNAYLEQKVRPMITDSALKAYYDKHYADRKPEEEIHARHILVNTKEQADSIIKQLDKGADFSKLAAADSADKGTAAQNGGDLGWFKRGDMIPAFSDAAFTMKPGSISQTPVHTQYGWHVIQVLGTRTAPVPSFAQEKDRIRAILIRDDVKKVIDNAQKAAKVVRYDVNGKVVPAK, from the coding sequence ATGCGGCATAAACGCCTTTCCCATTCCATCTTCTCTGGCGCGGCTTTGGCACTGTGCGCGCTCAGCACCGCGCCCAGCTTGGCCCAAGCGGCAAACCCCCAGGCACCAGCCGCCCCAGCCAAGGCTGCCGCGAACCCCAACATGACGATCGCCAGCGTGAATGGTGAAAAGATCACCCTTGGCGATGTGCAGAAAACCATTCAGTCCCTTCCCCCTGCCGCCCAGTCCTTGCGCAGCAACCCAACGGTGTTGGTGCCCATCGTTGTTAACCAGCTCATCGACCAGAAGGTCATCCAGGCAGCTGCCATTAAGGATGGGTTGGAAAACAAACCTGACGTGAAAGCTGCTATGCAGTCCGCCGCTGATGCCGTCCTCCAGAATGCCTACCTGGAGCAGAAGGTGCGCCCCATGATTACGGACAGCGCCCTGAAAGCCTATTACGACAAACACTATGCTGACCGTAAACCTGAGGAGGAGATCCACGCCCGTCACATCTTGGTCAACACCAAGGAGCAGGCCGATTCCATCATCAAGCAGCTGGACAAGGGGGCTGACTTCAGCAAGCTGGCCGCTGCTGATTCAGCTGACAAGGGCACGGCGGCCCAAAACGGCGGCGATCTTGGCTGGTTTAAGCGCGGCGACATGATCCCTGCCTTCTCTGACGCCGCCTTCACCATGAAGCCCGGCTCCATCTCGCAGACGCCTGTCCACACACAATATGGCTGGCATGTGATTCAGGTGCTGGGCACACGCACAGCCCCCGTGCCCTCTTTTGCGCAGGAAAAGGACCGCATCCGCGCTATCCTGATCCGTGATGATGTCAAGAAAGTCATCGACAACGCCCAAAAAGCCGCCAAGGTCGTCCGTTACGATGTCAACGGCAAAGTGGTGCCCGCTAAATAA